A section of the Rhodococcus sp. 4CII genome encodes:
- a CDS encoding Shedu immune nuclease family protein, with amino-acid sequence MDGFFVPLDPPDDPSAADGTRILNFSGDSSELRIFPIYTFPDNEKYLEPKYPQIHTLTMSVPDTDVGVVDFRELLLEWLPSGFVTDYKFGLGLVKDCNRLVRLIEKHTECDEIYFMGGTNVAVAGKQLLLGLERFEAILSEIRRINSRGYDGAARVKDAFVHNALASTLSLEPAVYSLGRHPVSQVLTKAADGVKELTEQEQDALIDTFASESAALARTRPETFLKLHRDIELVNLDRLIQSYEDALARGKKEGFWQNFFDNNAFALQQVFGTPMVSFQSSASVGGVGFAGSGGKVADYLLKNPLTNNVALVEIKKPSTSLLNTKEYRGGVFGPSKDLGGAVTQVMDQAYQLMTSFAGLKLASRADLEAYAVSCFVVIGRTPSSDDEQKSFEMYRANSRNVKIVTYDEILEQLKLLRKFLLPEDSER; translated from the coding sequence GTGGACGGATTCTTCGTCCCGCTCGATCCTCCCGACGACCCAAGTGCTGCTGACGGGACGCGGATACTCAACTTCTCGGGTGACAGTTCGGAGCTGCGTATCTTCCCTATCTACACGTTTCCGGACAACGAGAAGTATCTTGAGCCGAAGTACCCACAGATTCACACGTTGACGATGAGCGTGCCGGATACGGACGTCGGCGTTGTTGATTTCAGGGAGCTTCTTCTTGAGTGGCTGCCGAGCGGTTTCGTCACGGACTACAAATTTGGTCTGGGGCTGGTCAAGGACTGCAATCGCCTCGTGCGACTGATCGAGAAGCACACCGAGTGCGACGAAATCTACTTCATGGGAGGAACGAACGTCGCGGTGGCCGGGAAGCAGCTGCTCCTCGGCCTGGAGCGCTTCGAGGCAATTCTTTCAGAGATCCGGCGAATCAACAGCCGCGGTTACGACGGTGCTGCGCGCGTCAAAGATGCATTCGTTCATAACGCACTGGCCTCTACCCTCAGCCTGGAGCCGGCGGTATACAGCCTCGGCCGCCACCCGGTGTCGCAGGTGCTGACGAAGGCCGCTGATGGCGTCAAGGAACTGACCGAGCAAGAGCAGGACGCGCTGATCGACACCTTCGCATCCGAGTCCGCTGCACTGGCGCGGACACGGCCGGAGACGTTTCTCAAGCTCCACCGTGACATCGAGCTCGTGAATCTTGATCGACTCATTCAGTCCTACGAAGATGCCCTGGCTAGGGGCAAGAAGGAGGGGTTCTGGCAGAACTTCTTCGATAACAACGCCTTTGCACTCCAGCAGGTGTTCGGCACGCCAATGGTCAGTTTTCAGTCGAGTGCCTCTGTCGGTGGTGTCGGATTCGCCGGTAGTGGCGGCAAGGTTGCCGACTACCTCCTCAAGAATCCACTGACCAATAATGTTGCGCTGGTGGAGATCAAGAAGCCGTCGACGTCACTGCTCAACACTAAGGAGTATCGAGGGGGTGTGTTCGGTCCGTCCAAAGATCTCGGCGGCGCCGTGACGCAGGTGATGGATCAGGCGTATCAACTGATGACTTCCTTCGCGGGCCTGAAACTGGCTTCGCGGGCGGATCTGGAGGCATACGCGGTGTCGTGCTTCGTCGTTATCGGGCGAACTCCATCCTCGGATGACGAGCAAAAGTCGTTCGAGATGTACCGAGCAAACTCACGGAACGTGAAGATTGTGACGTACGACGAGATCCTGGAACAGCTCAAGCTGCTGCGTAAATTCCTTCTCCCGGAAGACAGCGAGCGCTAG
- a CDS encoding cutinase, translated as MLAQPPTASGPQQSDGSQPTTAGLQNALVSDYSKVNLPGLAGNIETLQQQLQSGAPDLESMESAATDVANTLVPVADTTSWVTQNPAVEQTLMTADASTPEYAAGQIVDKVKGIDLKSAFQAADTIARTVQNASTPGQAQQLQTSVDTLSTQVSPLAATPADGLSLAADALSVIKPSVLINQVTHIGTNAFDLADNIPAVLDILFNRIPHIVLDPGLDPMAKVKAVHAEFDRINVLFEPLIKLAAGLDYKTAAALIAMIPDPSGAAQIISMIVGLVGNLDIIGLANTAGELQKQLWHAIETGDIIGAGLSALPHILDFAKIAVGTLNGGQKTEASKLGSVSASTTTGQQITQQSHAGYLGGLASSLTALAGSDGADALSQIGAEGLKFASFIGSGTHQNYGELVVDSSGTTALQDMTNHFRDPIAKAVA; from the coding sequence GTGCTTGCCCAGCCTCCGACTGCTTCCGGTCCGCAGCAGAGCGATGGATCTCAGCCCACCACCGCGGGTCTGCAGAACGCCTTGGTGTCCGACTACTCGAAGGTCAATCTTCCGGGATTGGCCGGCAACATCGAGACCCTGCAGCAGCAGCTGCAGTCCGGCGCTCCGGACCTGGAGAGCATGGAATCGGCGGCGACAGATGTAGCCAACACCCTTGTTCCGGTGGCCGATACGACCAGCTGGGTAACCCAGAATCCGGCCGTGGAACAGACGCTCATGACTGCGGACGCTTCGACTCCCGAATACGCCGCCGGCCAGATCGTCGACAAGGTCAAGGGCATCGACCTGAAGAGTGCATTTCAGGCCGCGGACACCATCGCGCGGACGGTTCAGAATGCCTCCACGCCGGGTCAGGCGCAGCAGCTGCAGACATCGGTGGACACCTTGTCCACTCAGGTCTCCCCCTTGGCCGCCACTCCGGCTGATGGTCTGTCACTCGCTGCGGACGCACTCTCGGTCATCAAGCCGAGCGTGCTCATCAACCAGGTCACGCACATCGGGACGAACGCATTCGACCTCGCCGACAACATCCCTGCAGTCCTCGACATCTTGTTCAACCGGATCCCGCACATTGTTCTCGATCCGGGTCTCGATCCGATGGCCAAGGTCAAGGCTGTCCACGCCGAGTTCGACCGCATCAACGTCCTATTCGAGCCACTCATCAAGCTCGCCGCCGGACTCGACTACAAGACTGCTGCGGCCCTGATCGCGATGATTCCCGACCCATCCGGCGCCGCACAGATCATCTCGATGATCGTCGGCCTCGTCGGGAACCTCGACATCATCGGTCTGGCCAACACCGCCGGCGAACTCCAAAAGCAGCTCTGGCACGCCATCGAGACCGGCGACATCATCGGAGCCGGCCTCAGCGCACTCCCCCACATCCTCGATTTCGCGAAGATCGCGGTGGGCACACTCAACGGTGGCCAGAAGACCGAGGCGTCCAAGCTCGGTTCAGTGTCTGCGTCCACGACGACCGGACAGCAGATCACCCAGCAGTCACACGCTGGGTACCTTGGAGGGCTCGCCTCGAGCCTCACCGCATTGGCAGGCTCTGACGGTGCAGACGCCCTCTCCCAGATCGGTGCTGAAGGGCTCAAGTTCGCCTCATTCATCGGGTCCGGAACTCACCAGAACTACGGGGAGCTCGTCGTCGATTCATCAGGCACAACGGCCCTACAGGACATGACCAACCACTTCCGCGATCCGATCGCCAAGGCCGTAGCCTAA
- a CDS encoding ParA family protein yields the protein MSMHVVETSTAEQQELPVSFGFFNGKGGVGKTSCAANCGGLLAAAGYRVLIGDFDPQGNLCRDLGYDKRDGSELFTALLQGSAPPIVHNVGGRENLDVVPGGPAMFDLAAVMVSRQQRQGGKRLGQLVRAMLLQVAHNYDVIIFDTPPGDLTIMEALMEVVQAVVIPVRADDASLDGLETIAGQFSATRDGDPDRNLPAVNPRLQLAGICLFGVGSRSTKLTAKIRQSVNEMIGDAAPIFESRIRTMESTAYDARREGLLVHELEQQTEVAKVARFAALKKGAKPTDQILSRNASGLAEDYAELTREILVRLSTISEEVASA from the coding sequence ATGTCCATGCATGTCGTCGAGACCTCAACTGCGGAGCAGCAGGAACTGCCGGTGTCGTTCGGATTCTTCAACGGCAAGGGGGGAGTGGGAAAGACAAGCTGTGCCGCCAACTGCGGCGGACTCCTTGCCGCCGCCGGATACCGAGTTCTGATCGGTGACTTCGACCCCCAGGGGAACCTGTGCCGCGATCTGGGCTACGACAAGCGAGACGGATCTGAACTGTTCACCGCGCTCCTGCAAGGGTCCGCGCCTCCGATCGTCCACAATGTCGGGGGCCGCGAGAATCTCGACGTGGTGCCGGGTGGTCCCGCGATGTTCGACCTGGCGGCCGTCATGGTTTCCCGGCAGCAGCGTCAGGGTGGTAAGCGGCTCGGACAGCTCGTTCGCGCCATGCTCCTGCAGGTTGCGCACAACTATGACGTGATCATCTTCGACACTCCGCCCGGTGATTTGACCATCATGGAGGCACTGATGGAGGTCGTCCAGGCTGTGGTCATCCCGGTCAGGGCGGACGACGCAAGCCTCGACGGGTTGGAAACTATTGCCGGCCAGTTCTCGGCGACACGGGATGGTGATCCAGACCGTAATCTGCCAGCTGTCAACCCGCGGCTGCAGTTGGCAGGTATTTGCTTGTTCGGTGTGGGCTCGCGCTCAACCAAGCTCACGGCGAAGATCCGTCAATCCGTCAACGAGATGATCGGGGATGCCGCCCCGATCTTCGAATCCCGGATCCGGACGATGGAATCTACTGCCTATGATGCCCGCCGGGAGGGCTTGTTGGTCCATGAGCTGGAACAGCAGACCGAAGTCGCCAAAGTCGCACGTTTCGCCGCTTTGAAGAAGGGCGCCAAACCGACGGATCAGATACTTTCGCGCAATGCGTCCGGGTTGGCCGAGGACTACGCAGAACTGACACGCGAAATCCTCGTGCGCCTGTCGACCATCAGCGAGGAGGTGGCTTCGGCATGA
- a CDS encoding sigma-70 family RNA polymerase sigma factor, translating into METSTHVPTATTASSATPVRSTAQSNLYSRLNTEWMYLCARPAAAAEVLTWSVSQDALREVADLNDLAAAHRRDRDGVLLALLTLHQEGSSLAGRALLQLMLGKLISLTRHARVSGHDRYHACDERAASTVATFMSLIATYRPSGENVYAALFLHTLKKITREETFAQEIPASDVLDESDSAENELGADISAPALLTWAVEKKVINDLDRTLIQRAYLEQTDCDLAVIAAEVGMTPAALRQRLYRAVTRIRKSVVASNQPPSRPRFARGRRRTAAATAAI; encoded by the coding sequence GTGGAAACGTCCACCCACGTACCCACCGCCACCACAGCGTCATCGGCAACGCCGGTTCGCAGCACCGCGCAGAGCAATCTGTACAGCCGTTTGAACACGGAGTGGATGTACCTCTGCGCTCGCCCCGCAGCCGCCGCCGAAGTCTTGACGTGGTCGGTGAGCCAGGACGCGCTCCGTGAGGTCGCGGATCTCAACGATCTCGCCGCGGCGCACCGCCGAGATCGTGATGGTGTGCTTCTGGCGCTGCTGACACTGCATCAGGAAGGAAGCTCCCTTGCGGGGCGAGCGCTGCTGCAGTTGATGCTCGGGAAGCTCATCTCACTCACGCGCCACGCGCGGGTCAGTGGGCACGATCGGTATCACGCGTGCGATGAGAGAGCGGCCTCTACTGTGGCCACTTTCATGTCTCTGATCGCTACCTACAGGCCGTCCGGTGAGAACGTCTACGCGGCGCTCTTTCTGCACACGCTGAAGAAGATCACGCGCGAGGAAACCTTCGCCCAGGAGATCCCCGCCTCCGATGTCTTGGACGAGTCCGACAGTGCTGAGAACGAGCTGGGAGCGGATATCTCTGCTCCGGCTCTGCTCACATGGGCGGTCGAAAAGAAGGTCATCAACGACCTCGATCGCACCCTGATTCAGCGGGCATACCTCGAGCAGACCGATTGCGACTTGGCCGTGATTGCCGCGGAGGTAGGGATGACTCCGGCAGCGCTTCGCCAGCGGCTCTACCGCGCGGTCACGCGCATTCGTAAAAGTGTCGTCGCCTCCAATCAGCCGCCTTCTCGACCCCGGTTTGCACGCGGTCGTCGGCGGACTGCAGCGGCTACTGCGGCAATCTGA
- a CDS encoding telomere-binding protein has translation MTAITAGAIENGRMSSFDRVRAAAERNGGVTERGSTQLMARCPIHGDRHASMSVTWVDGHRGGMVLLHCHGCEAPVSEIADGLGLSMTDLFDEPLFGRDALTRVGRSPHQRGAGRRRPKGGRLPARIAFPDVTPDAQHRWDRVKVYPYVSADGALVQEVIREECTSCEAGRHKQFRQVFVDAAGTRRKRKPEGFEPVLYRLPELLSAISSHSPVWLLEGEKDVETAESLGLVATTNAQGGLNFPLSCADLFEGAEVRVVLDRDSVGWKRGIELASLLGGSGAQVQLLLSAPAAPKSDFTDHVDGGQWLTDSTWGGLIPVRPGEVAAHGFAADVIEKQALIELALAEATARADRADGQDGDEEFRRAQRWALESERRFEDLTELLDKVRQQAAAEGTDWVGEAVENAMTAWRAARVAARAAHDVARVPIPPILQDPELEPVPGAVQESLSPVDSQSVRSGSESLVTPLNTIRGRNVIAPVYRIIDGTLVEIVTTKSGDQQAKLVLDLDARIVEMEYLEIAEAGIDVDEPELMGRAAMAGQSEVNPAAPQELTAVVIGYTHPESREFLRIRIPAKEYRDCGWVDTLPGPPAYDSRPSGVAKLRDALKGAGGREIQRVVRYRSTGWRRDDQGKWFFVHAGGAIDENGGRVAPVLLTGPLKMYDLPAPTPDPVRIREAFLLHSGSMLERTPTRVSAALLGQVFRSALGPNPWVLTLVGSPNSYKTSLASLAMHHWGEKWDRRRPATSMSGNGDTLNALRIKLNAAKDALYWADDVAPTRDFGTAQKALEEFARMVHNGEQRSRSTRDGLGVLDGTPPRASALVTSEIMPRPGSAAQRMLVVPLQAREIELDVLKELDTAHSRHGRALLMATYLQWLCPRLDSVRAEAFAEGERYSERLRTSGESVRQADALGSLWAGWHAMSRFLVDVGALTENEVAQVGDLVTMGLSDAAAAATDPDLPMRTGARVRELLVHALRNGHAYVEDVDTGQAPADWSMAACLGWRRSVVGETSDGTPRWRAEGRGVRLGYVVANPRPCDGQPQVLLDPMALEQVLKATGQTMTDTLQIDRGTALRALYDEGVLIAEERKGRMPRYTVQRMVKCENRRQRMVALRLHKLLGSDDPEDQVTSDAGSIDSTPGGDSSDSSRPDVPSGPALFDGWLADLNSPGPGVASGDSSNEVMSLTSSHSEQEPEMAIETDAEGHFADGVQISPVSTCALCGGEDAGWQIDGLVMHLPCWWQSTAVTRSAAAATGDTVGQVSPMVVDELESAPVETTSPDTAAATPAIVATAETTQQPTTTTPAPNPAAGEAPTTFTAPAAVLDVDGAWLPDGTRHDLAAPITHVGDVAELVATLDLGTWTSDKWSVPGQIWITDAMAQHVGIDTSSLGKRNRNDRIKELTAQSPFVTEALSEGWQLGGKEGDRLGTWTRVWKGETRGVWVALVSGMSQDPKEMPILGDSPAPAVLARRLSLLAGALRFPWAVSPASTGIDLMIAARPKEWKRVFASSDAEFAKKFQIFEADIDWSRTLSDDEAKCRYVHAFDRGGSYAAGIAGLELPIGEPVHHSNGLPFDRKLPGYWLVEIPECADWRLPNPLNPMGLSISEPKWVTTPTLERASSLGYEPEILEAYVWPDHGRVLVPWYERIRDARTALDVKDDLDAQLAREQNKVIYTHTIGILNSDLHLAGRPGYSPERHHHIVAKSRANIMYRIAQIGEDTGQWPVAVTKDTVLYVSDESDPQLAWPGGPKQFGRGFGQYKPEGSALLAEHQQYLDGKGYRGKSDLIAPAEWMSADISAGSDS, from the coding sequence GTGACTGCTATCACTGCTGGAGCTATTGAGAACGGCCGGATGTCGTCATTCGACCGGGTTCGTGCTGCTGCCGAACGCAATGGCGGGGTGACCGAACGCGGCTCTACCCAACTGATGGCACGGTGCCCAATACATGGCGACCGTCACGCGTCGATGTCAGTGACCTGGGTCGATGGGCATCGGGGAGGAATGGTGCTGCTTCACTGCCACGGCTGTGAAGCTCCCGTCTCGGAGATCGCCGACGGCCTGGGGTTGTCGATGACCGATCTCTTCGACGAACCGCTGTTTGGTCGCGACGCGCTCACACGCGTAGGCCGATCTCCGCACCAACGTGGTGCTGGGCGGCGTAGGCCGAAGGGAGGACGACTGCCCGCCCGAATCGCGTTCCCAGACGTAACACCGGACGCGCAACACCGGTGGGATCGGGTCAAGGTCTACCCGTACGTATCAGCCGACGGTGCCTTGGTGCAGGAAGTGATCCGAGAGGAATGCACGAGCTGTGAAGCTGGCCGGCACAAGCAGTTCCGACAGGTTTTCGTGGATGCCGCAGGGACCCGGCGCAAGCGTAAGCCGGAGGGTTTTGAACCGGTCTTGTATCGACTGCCGGAACTGCTGTCGGCAATCTCGAGCCATTCGCCTGTGTGGTTACTCGAGGGGGAGAAGGATGTCGAGACAGCCGAGTCGCTTGGACTGGTTGCCACGACCAATGCTCAAGGCGGACTGAACTTCCCTCTCTCGTGTGCTGACCTTTTCGAAGGCGCTGAGGTTCGCGTAGTGCTTGATCGCGACTCCGTCGGATGGAAGCGGGGTATCGAACTCGCATCTCTATTGGGTGGCAGTGGTGCCCAGGTCCAGCTCTTGCTGTCCGCACCGGCGGCACCTAAATCTGATTTCACTGACCACGTCGATGGCGGTCAATGGTTGACCGACTCGACGTGGGGTGGTCTGATCCCTGTTCGGCCTGGGGAGGTCGCTGCCCACGGCTTTGCTGCCGACGTAATCGAGAAGCAAGCACTAATCGAACTTGCGCTGGCAGAGGCGACCGCCAGAGCTGATCGTGCAGATGGGCAGGACGGAGACGAAGAGTTCCGACGCGCACAACGTTGGGCGCTCGAATCGGAGCGACGTTTCGAAGATCTGACTGAACTTCTGGACAAAGTTCGACAGCAGGCCGCGGCTGAAGGCACCGATTGGGTGGGAGAAGCGGTCGAGAATGCCATGACCGCATGGCGTGCTGCGCGTGTTGCAGCGCGAGCGGCACACGATGTCGCGCGAGTTCCCATTCCGCCGATTCTGCAAGATCCCGAGCTTGAGCCCGTACCGGGTGCGGTTCAGGAGTCGCTCAGCCCAGTTGATTCACAGTCGGTCCGGTCTGGCTCGGAAAGCCTCGTTACGCCGCTGAACACGATCCGGGGGCGAAATGTTATCGCTCCGGTGTATCGGATCATTGACGGGACCTTGGTCGAAATCGTCACGACCAAGAGCGGTGATCAACAGGCGAAACTCGTACTGGACCTCGATGCCCGGATCGTTGAGATGGAGTATCTCGAAATTGCCGAGGCGGGTATTGACGTCGACGAGCCGGAGTTGATGGGCCGAGCGGCGATGGCCGGTCAGAGTGAAGTCAACCCCGCCGCACCTCAAGAACTCACCGCAGTGGTTATCGGCTACACCCATCCGGAGAGCCGAGAGTTTCTGCGGATTCGGATCCCGGCGAAGGAGTACCGGGATTGCGGCTGGGTCGATACCTTGCCAGGTCCGCCTGCCTACGACTCTCGCCCCAGCGGTGTGGCGAAGCTGCGAGATGCACTCAAGGGCGCAGGTGGACGCGAAATCCAACGGGTGGTGCGTTACCGCTCCACCGGGTGGCGCCGCGATGATCAGGGAAAGTGGTTCTTCGTTCATGCTGGGGGAGCCATCGACGAGAACGGCGGACGGGTAGCCCCCGTTCTGCTGACCGGCCCCCTGAAGATGTATGACCTTCCCGCACCGACGCCCGACCCAGTAAGGATCCGAGAAGCATTCCTTCTTCATTCCGGCTCGATGCTCGAACGCACCCCGACGCGGGTTTCGGCCGCTCTACTTGGGCAGGTATTCAGGTCCGCATTGGGTCCGAACCCGTGGGTTCTTACGTTGGTCGGATCGCCTAACAGCTACAAGACATCACTCGCGTCATTGGCGATGCACCACTGGGGAGAGAAATGGGATCGCCGGCGACCGGCGACATCGATGTCGGGCAACGGCGACACATTGAATGCATTGCGTATCAAGCTTAACGCCGCAAAAGACGCTCTGTACTGGGCGGACGATGTCGCACCAACTCGAGATTTCGGGACTGCGCAGAAGGCGCTCGAAGAGTTCGCTCGCATGGTGCACAACGGTGAGCAACGCTCGAGAAGCACACGTGATGGTCTCGGTGTTCTGGACGGAACCCCGCCACGCGCGTCTGCGTTGGTTACCTCCGAGATCATGCCGCGGCCAGGATCTGCAGCTCAGCGGATGCTCGTGGTGCCGTTGCAGGCGCGGGAAATCGAACTGGATGTTTTGAAGGAACTCGATACTGCGCATTCCCGTCATGGCCGTGCCTTGTTGATGGCCACGTACCTGCAGTGGTTATGTCCTCGGTTGGATAGTGTCCGCGCTGAGGCGTTTGCCGAAGGTGAGCGGTATAGCGAGCGTTTGCGCACGAGTGGTGAAAGTGTTCGTCAGGCAGACGCTTTGGGGTCTCTGTGGGCGGGCTGGCATGCGATGTCACGTTTCCTTGTTGATGTCGGAGCGTTAACAGAGAACGAAGTCGCGCAGGTCGGGGACCTGGTCACGATGGGCTTGTCTGATGCCGCTGCTGCGGCGACTGACCCAGATCTGCCCATGCGGACCGGTGCGCGAGTACGGGAGTTGTTGGTACACGCACTGAGAAATGGTCACGCCTACGTGGAAGACGTCGACACGGGGCAAGCTCCAGCGGATTGGTCGATGGCTGCATGTCTTGGATGGCGGCGCAGTGTGGTGGGTGAAACATCCGACGGCACCCCTCGATGGCGTGCGGAAGGTCGAGGCGTTCGGTTGGGATATGTCGTCGCTAACCCGCGGCCGTGCGATGGTCAACCACAAGTCTTGTTGGACCCGATGGCCCTCGAACAGGTGTTGAAGGCCACTGGTCAGACGATGACCGATACCTTGCAGATCGATCGTGGTACCGCCTTGAGGGCTCTCTATGACGAGGGCGTGCTGATCGCGGAGGAACGGAAAGGCCGGATGCCGCGGTACACGGTGCAGCGGATGGTCAAGTGCGAAAACCGCAGGCAGCGCATGGTTGCACTGCGGCTACACAAGTTACTCGGTAGCGATGATCCGGAAGACCAAGTAACCAGCGATGCAGGATCAATTGACTCGACACCCGGCGGCGATTCCAGCGACTCGTCCAGGCCTGATGTACCCAGCGGTCCGGCTCTGTTCGACGGTTGGCTCGCCGATCTGAACAGTCCAGGGCCCGGCGTAGCTTCGGGTGATTCGTCCAACGAAGTCATGAGCCTGACCAGCTCTCATTCCGAACAGGAGCCTGAGATGGCTATCGAGACCGATGCCGAGGGGCATTTCGCTGATGGAGTGCAGATTTCACCGGTTTCCACCTGCGCCCTGTGCGGCGGCGAGGACGCCGGATGGCAGATCGACGGCTTGGTGATGCACCTTCCCTGCTGGTGGCAGAGCACCGCCGTCACCCGATCTGCAGCTGCAGCAACCGGCGACACAGTCGGACAGGTTTCGCCAATGGTTGTGGACGAGCTGGAGTCGGCGCCCGTCGAAACGACGTCTCCTGACACTGCTGCAGCAACGCCGGCCATCGTCGCGACGGCGGAGACCACGCAGCAGCCGACCACGACGACTCCGGCGCCGAATCCTGCAGCAGGAGAAGCACCGACCACCTTCACCGCACCCGCGGCAGTACTCGACGTCGATGGCGCATGGCTACCCGATGGCACCCGTCACGACCTTGCCGCGCCGATCACCCATGTCGGCGATGTCGCGGAGCTAGTAGCGACGTTGGACCTCGGCACGTGGACGTCAGACAAATGGTCGGTGCCTGGGCAGATCTGGATCACCGACGCGATGGCGCAGCACGTGGGAATCGACACCAGCAGTTTGGGCAAGCGCAATCGAAACGACCGGATCAAGGAACTGACCGCACAATCTCCGTTCGTCACAGAGGCTCTCTCCGAGGGCTGGCAGCTCGGCGGCAAGGAGGGGGACCGGCTCGGCACTTGGACCCGCGTGTGGAAGGGCGAGACGCGTGGTGTCTGGGTGGCACTGGTCTCCGGCATGAGCCAGGACCCCAAGGAGATGCCCATTCTTGGTGACTCGCCGGCACCCGCCGTTCTGGCGCGGCGCCTGTCACTGCTTGCAGGTGCTCTGCGGTTCCCCTGGGCTGTGAGCCCGGCATCGACGGGCATCGACCTGATGATCGCCGCCCGGCCGAAGGAGTGGAAGCGCGTATTCGCATCGTCGGACGCGGAGTTCGCGAAGAAGTTCCAGATCTTCGAAGCGGATATCGACTGGTCACGGACCTTGTCTGACGACGAAGCGAAGTGCCGTTACGTCCATGCCTTCGACCGTGGCGGTTCGTACGCGGCAGGAATCGCCGGTCTCGAACTTCCGATCGGCGAACCTGTGCATCATTCGAACGGACTGCCGTTCGATCGCAAGCTCCCCGGGTACTGGCTCGTGGAGATCCCCGAGTGCGCGGACTGGCGGCTCCCGAATCCACTCAACCCGATGGGCTTGTCAATTTCTGAGCCGAAGTGGGTGACTACACCCACCCTCGAACGCGCCAGCAGTCTCGGGTACGAACCAGAGATTCTGGAGGCCTACGTGTGGCCTGATCACGGACGGGTCCTCGTCCCGTGGTACGAACGGATCCGGGATGCGCGCACCGCCTTGGACGTCAAGGACGATCTCGACGCGCAGTTGGCTCGCGAACAGAACAAAGTCATCTATACGCACACGATCGGCATTCTCAATTCCGATCTGCACTTGGCAGGACGGCCAGGATATTCACCGGAGCGTCACCACCACATCGTCGCCAAGTCGCGGGCCAACATCATGTACCGGATAGCTCAGATCGGCGAAGACACCGGACAATGGCCCGTCGCAGTCACCAAGGACACCGTGCTCTACGTGTCGGATGAATCCGATCCCCAGCTGGCGTGGCCTGGAGGACCGAAGCAATTCGGACGTGGTTTCGGCCAGTACAAGCCGGAAGGCTCCGCGCTCCTCGCCGAACATCAGCAGTACCTGGACGGCAAGGGCTACCGGGGCAAGTCGGATCTGATCGCACCGGCTGAGTGGATGTCCGCCGATATCAGCGCGGGAAGTGACTCGTGA